The genome window CCGCTGGTTACGCCTGAGCTGTACCTGGGCATCTTGTTCCTGTGCTGCCTGCCAGCCACCGTGCAATCGGCTATCGCCTTTACGTCGATGGCGCGCGGCAACGTACCTGCCGCCGTGTGCAGCGCGTCTGCGTCCAGCCTGTTGGGAATCTTCCTGACCCCGCTGCTGGTGGGTACGGTCGTGGCCAATGCCGGCAGCGCGCCGATCTCGTTTGATGCGGTCGGCAAGATCATGCTGCAACTGCTGCTGCCGTTCGTGCTGGGCCAGTTCGCCCGCCGCTGGATCGGAGCCTGGGTACACAAGCGCAAGGCCATGCTGAAATTCGTTGATCAGGGTTCCATCCTGCTCGTGGTGTACACGGCGTTTTCGGAAGCCATCAACGAAGGGCTGTGGAGCAGCACGCCCATCCCGGCGCTGGTTGGCCTGGTCGTGTGCTGCGCGGTGATCCTGGCCTTGGCGCTGGGTCTGTCCGCCCTGGCCGGCAGGATGTTTGGCTTTAGCGTGGAAGACCGCATCACTTTGCTGTTCTGCGGTTCGAAGAAAAGCCTGGCCAGCGGCATCCCGATGGCCCAGGTGCTGTTTGCCGGCCATGCTGTTGGCGCGATTGTGCTGCCGCTGATGCTGTTCCACCAGATCCAGTTGATGGTGTGCGGCGTGCTGGCCGCCCGCTATGGCAAACGGCCGGAATCCGAAGGCTGATTGCGCCCATCTCGGCTACCAACAAAAAACGCGCTAGTAGCGCGTTTTTTGTTGGTGCCAGACTGTGATCAGTACATATCCGGGCGCTGCGCGCCCGAGAAGTTCAGGAAGCGCGTGCTGGAACCCTGGAACGTCAGGCGCACGGTTCCGATAGGCCCGTTACGCTGCTTGCCGATAATGATCTCGGCGGTGCCCTTGTCCGGGGAATCCGGGTTGTAGACCTCGTCGCGATAGATAAACAGAATAACGTCGGCATCCTGTTCGATTGCGCCGGATTCGCGCAAGTCGCTCATCACGGGACGCTTGTTGGGGCGCTGTTCCAAGCTTCGGTTCAGCTGCGACAGGGCGATCAAGGGGCAGTTCAGTTCCTTGGCCAGACCCTTTAGCGAGCGGCTGATTTCCGACACTTCGGTGGCCCGGTTTTCCCCTGAGCCGTTACCCGACATCAGTTGCAGGTAGTCGATGATGATCAGGCCCAGCTGACCGCACTGGCGAGCCAGACGCCGCG of Achromobacter seleniivolatilans contains these proteins:
- a CDS encoding bile acid:sodium symporter family protein, translating into MSRLARLLPDRFTLYLICTVIIASIVPAHGQGVVVFGWITNIAVGLLFFLHGARLSREAIVAGLTHWKLHLTIFSATFLMFPLLGLALKPVLEPLVTPELYLGILFLCCLPATVQSAIAFTSMARGNVPAAVCSASASSLLGIFLTPLLVGTVVANAGSAPISFDAVGKIMLQLLLPFVLGQFARRWIGAWVHKRKAMLKFVDQGSILLVVYTAFSEAINEGLWSSTPIPALVGLVVCCAVILALALGLSALAGRMFGFSVEDRITLLFCGSKKSLASGIPMAQVLFAGHAVGAIVLPLMLFHQIQLMVCGVLAARYGKRPESEG